GCCCGGAGGCGGCCAGACCGGTGCCCGAGCCCCGCTCGTTGCAGAAGGAACAGCCCCGGCGCGAACGGCTCCCGTCCCGGTTGGGACAGGAGAAGCCCGCGTCCAGGGGGATCTTCCAGACCTTCCGGCCGAAAACGCGGCGCAAGGCCTCCGAAAGGGTTGGAAAACGCCGCATGCCTGGCCCGCCTTGCGCGATTCGTTGGCCGCGCTTGCTTGACGCACCGTCTTCTGCTACCAATCGCGCAGCCGTTTCGCTACAATAGCCGAAAGTGCGGCCGAAGCAAGGGAAGCCGTCGGCATCCCCCCTCCAGGAGCCAAGACACATATGGGCAAACTGCTGAACAAAGTTCTCGGGGCCTTCTCCACGGACCTGGCCATCGACCTGGGCACCGCCAACACCCTGGTTTACGTCAAGGGCAAGGGCGTGCTCCTCTCCGAACCGTCGGTGGTGGCGGTCAAAAAGGACTCGCGCGGCGGCAAGACCGTGCTGGCCGTGGGCGCGGAGGCCAAGCGCATGCTCGGCCGCACCCCGGGCAACATCGTGGCCATCCGCCCCATGAAGGACGGCGTCATCGCCGACTTCGAGGTCACCGAGGCCATGCTCCGCCACTTCATCTCCAAGGTCCACAACTCCCGGCGGCTCGTGCGGCCCCGGATCATGATCTGCGTGCCCACGGGCATCACCCAGGTGGAAAAGCGCGCGGTCAAGGAGTCGGCCCAGAGCGCCGGGGCCCGCGAGGTCTACCTCATCGAGGAGCCGATGGCCGCGGCCATCGGCGCCAACCTGCCGATCACCGAGCCGACCTCGAACATGGTCGTGGACATCGGCGGCGGCACCACCGAAATCGCGGTCATCTCGCTCTCAGGCATCGTCTACGCCAAAAGCGTGCGCATCGGCGGCGACAAGATGGACGAAGCCATCATGCAGCACGTCAAACGCAAGTACAACATGCTCATCGGCGAATCCACGGCCGAGGAGATCAAGATGACCATCGGCACGGCCTACCCCGTGGACGGGATCTCCGAGATGGAGGTCAAGGGACGCGACCTGGTCACCGGCATCCCGCAGAACCGCATCATCACCGCCGAGGAGGTCCGCGAGGCCATCTCCGAGCAGGTGGAGGGCATCGTCCAGGGCGTGCGCATCGCCTTGGAGCAGACCCCGCCGGAATTGGCGGCGGACATCGTGGACCGGGGCATCGTGCTCACCGGCGGCGGCGCGCTGCTGCGCGGCCTGGACGCCCTGCTCCAGCACGAGACGCAGTTGCCCATCACGGTGGTCGACGACCCGCTCACGGCCGTGGTCAAGGGGTCGGGCAAGGCCCTGGAGCACATAGACCTCTATAAGGACATCTGCGCAGACTGATGTGAAGCTCAAGAGCATCGCAGTCATCGTCCTCACGGGCCTGTTCGTCTACCTGAGCCTGTACACCTGGAACCTCCGGACCGGGCACCTGGACCGACTCGCCGAAAACACCGGCCTGGACGCCGCGCGACTCGTGCTCAAACCGGGCACGTGGGTGGCGGACCAGGCCGTGTCGTTCTGGCGACGCTACATCCACCTCATCGGCCTGCGCGAAGAGAACGACCGCCTGCGCGCCGAGGTGGGCCGCCTGCTCATGGACAACAACTCCCTGCGCGAACAGGCCCGGGCCGGCGCGCGCATGGAGGCCCTCCTGGGCTTCACCCCCGCGCCGGAGTGGGTGGCCGAGGGAGCCCGGGTCATCGCCCACAGGCTGGGGCCCAACGCCCTGCTGGAAACCCTGGTCCTGGACCGGGGCACGCTCCAGGGCGCGGGGCCGGACCAGCCCGCGATCACCCCCCAGGGCGTGGTGGGCCGCATCCTGCGCGCGGGCCTGGCCTCCTCCACGGTCCTGCTCCTGCACGACGTGAACAGCCGCATCGCGGTCATCGGCCAGAACCACCGCTCCGCCGGAGTGCTGGCCGGACGCGGGCCGGGCCGGGAGATGGAGCTGAAATACGTGAATCTGAACGCGCCCATCGAGCCCGGGGAACTGCTGGTGACCTCCGGACTCTCCGACTCCTTCCCCAAGGGCCTGCCCGTGGCCCGGGTGCTCAAGGTGGAGCGCTCCGACCTGTCGCTGTTCCTGGACATCACGGCCGAGCCGCTCATGGACTTCGAGGCCCTGGAAGAAGTTCTGGTCCTGCGGCGGCGGGACGCCCCGGCCGTCGGCGGGGAGAGCTGACATGCTGCGCGCCCTCTGGTGGGCGGGCTTCGCGGCGGTCGGAATCTGGGCCGAGGCCTTCGTGCCCGGCGTGGACTTCCTGGCCCCCGGGCTGGTCTTCAGCCTCCAGACCGAGGGGCGGGCCCGGGCCCTGACCCTGGCCCTGGCCTGGGTGCTCCTGCAGGAAGGCATGGGCAGCCAGCACTTCGGTGCCTCGGTGATCTGGTACTGGGCCCTCTACCTCCTCGTCAGCCTGGGCCACGACTACTTCCAGCCCAGGAGCCTTCCGTTCATGACCCTTCTGGGGCTCGTCATGGGCCTGCTGCATTTCCTCCAGACCTACGCCATGGCCACCCTCTCGGTGA
This is a stretch of genomic DNA from Desulfovibrio aminophilus DSM 12254. It encodes these proteins:
- a CDS encoding rod shape-determining protein, which gives rise to MGKLLNKVLGAFSTDLAIDLGTANTLVYVKGKGVLLSEPSVVAVKKDSRGGKTVLAVGAEAKRMLGRTPGNIVAIRPMKDGVIADFEVTEAMLRHFISKVHNSRRLVRPRIMICVPTGITQVEKRAVKESAQSAGAREVYLIEEPMAAAIGANLPITEPTSNMVVDIGGGTTEIAVISLSGIVYAKSVRIGGDKMDEAIMQHVKRKYNMLIGESTAEEIKMTIGTAYPVDGISEMEVKGRDLVTGIPQNRIITAEEVREAISEQVEGIVQGVRIALEQTPPELAADIVDRGIVLTGGGALLRGLDALLQHETQLPITVVDDPLTAVVKGSGKALEHIDLYKDICAD
- the mreC gene encoding rod shape-determining protein MreC produces the protein MKLKSIAVIVLTGLFVYLSLYTWNLRTGHLDRLAENTGLDAARLVLKPGTWVADQAVSFWRRYIHLIGLREENDRLRAEVGRLLMDNNSLREQARAGARMEALLGFTPAPEWVAEGARVIAHRLGPNALLETLVLDRGTLQGAGPDQPAITPQGVVGRILRAGLASSTVLLLHDVNSRIAVIGQNHRSAGVLAGRGPGREMELKYVNLNAPIEPGELLVTSGLSDSFPKGLPVARVLKVERSDLSLFLDITAEPLMDFEALEEVLVLRRRDAPAVGGES